The following are encoded together in the Tribolium castaneum strain GA2 chromosome 3, icTriCast1.1, whole genome shotgun sequence genome:
- the LOC658053 gene encoding exodeoxyribonuclease, whose protein sequence is MKIDSVWLPSSKKENTKVPPAEAAEVTNGTDEKKITKRNKAEPVSAESKEEPKAEKTKGKTAKKADSGNKEETQVEEAKKPQTRTGLATKREFVPKGPKNSTVTNWENINFKCTTKSPKGKAPNFHITTWNVDGLRSWLKKGCLDILKYDKPDILCIQETKCAVYKLPEEVKTIEGYETLWCCSDKDGYAGVGIMVKDKPLNVIYGIDSKEHDTEGRCITVEYETFFVVNVYVPHAGRNLVTLPKRLDWNEQFEKFIKNLDSQKPVIICGDMNVAHKEIDLANPKTNTNSAGFSVEERDGMTAFLGNGYVDIYRHLYPEKEKAYTFWIYMRNARPNNVGWRLDYFLVSQRFVDNVCDNIIHSDVMGSDHCPLSLHIQI, encoded by the exons ATGAAAATTGACAGCGTGTGGTTGC catcttccaagaaggaaaatactaaagtaccacctgctgaagcagctgaagttacaaacggaacagatgaaaaaaaaattacaaaacgcaataaagcagaa CCCGTAAGTGCTGAAAGTAAGGAGGAACCTAAGGCAGAGAAAACTaag GGTAAAACTGCCAAGAAGGCAGACAGTGGAAATAAAGAAGAAACCCAAGTGGAAGAAGCGAAAAAACCTCAAACACGCACAGGTCTTGCTACTAAGAGAGAGTTTGTACCAAAGGGGCCTAAAAATTCGACAGTAACtaattgggaaaatataaatttcaaatgcaCTACGAAATCCCCGAAAGGAAAAGCTCCCAACTTTCATATCACTACGTGGAATGTAGACGGATTAAGAAGCTGGTTAAAGAAGGGATGCCTTGATATCTTGAAGTATGACAAACCAGATATACTTTGTATTCAAGAGACTAAGTGCGCTGTATATAAATTACCAGAAGAAGTCAAGACTATAGAAGGTTACGAAACATTGTGGTGCTGTAGCGATAAAGATGGCTATGCAGGTGTAGGCATTATGGTTAAAGATAAACCACTTAATGTTATTTATGGGATTGACTCTAAAGAACATGATACAGAGGGCAGATGTATCACTGTGGAGTATGAAACTTTCTTTGTAGTCAACGTATATGTCCCCCATGCAg GTCGAAATTTAGTCACCTTGCCAAAACGTTTAGATTGGAACGAACAATTCgagaagtttattaaaaatttggactCCCAAAAACCAGTCATAATTTGTGGGGATATGAACGTGGCACACAAAGAGATTGACTTGGCTAATCCCAAAACCAACACCAATAGTGCTGGGTTTTCAGTGGAGGAACGTGACGGCATGACTGCTTTTCTTGGAAACGGTTATGTTGATATTTATCGCCACTTATATCCCGAGAAGGAAAAAGCTTACACTTTCTGGatctacatgagaaatgccaGACCTAACAACGTTGGatg gcGCTTGGATTATTTCTTAGTCTCCCAAAGATTTGTGGACAACGTTTGCGATAACATAATACATAGTGATGTTATGGGGTCAGACCATTGCCCCCTTTCACTCCACATCCAGATTTAA
- the LOC135265654 gene encoding uncharacterized protein LOC135265654 isoform X3: MGRHRYRGNVDSDDSDSSDDEPRPKRSAPGVSSTVNSPPVSAESARIARLEQLVENLNRRLLNRNFEHTSGQVGIKSDLIPEFAPGNPNFSTTKWLHKIDQLALVNGWDERTTIYGMISRLKGLAKEWYDNLDPSAYDRSWDEWKRLLQATFPDHHDYASTLRKLVNRVKEDGETWAQYYFGKLNLLQACDITGTNAVSCLIDGITDVTLRNGARAGRYVTPESLYAEYLSTLRSEGDKRDTLAKQAPRERRRFLPSRVETQKLYSSVRCYNCRNRGHVATKCPKPRIECKKCGRIGHVDAECRRGNVVKENMSKQALTTSVADASNNKNYYIDIKVNGKPTRAYIDSGAEPVLVKQSVARELGLMWQPSLHLIRGYGQGITKVHGEVEVELEVDLVKANVKALIVEDSAQRVPVIVGQTFLNAGANTIIANEEAVRVVDGNNESIQAFLGQLPTRKVALWAEEETVIPPQSIGCIRIKAKDDGWKGAYYVEGCQRPRPGFEHVVHRCVTCDGGLVTVRNLSHQDLVYRKAQIVARAEPCEQERTATTKHRWFPEDVEHGSVADC, translated from the exons ATGGGGCGTCACAGGTACCGAGGAAATGTGGACTCGGACGACTCGGACTCAAGTGACGATGAGCCACGGCCGAAAAGGTCCGCGCCTGGGGTCTCCAGTACAGTAAATTCACCCCCAGTTTCGGCCGAGTCCGCTAGAATCGCGAGACTTGAGCAACTTGTGGAAAACTTGAATCGACGTTTGCTAAACCGCAATTTTGAGCACACATCAGGACAAGTTGGCATTAAAAGTGACCTGATTCCTGAATTCGCTCCAGGAAACCCCAATTTTAGTACCACTAAGTGGTTGCATAAAATTGACCAGTTGGCTCTCGTGAACGGTTGGGACGAACGTACAACGATTTACGGCATGATAAGTCGACTCAAGGGGTTGGCCAAGGAGTGGTACGACAATCTCGATCCCTCAGCATACGACCGGAGCTGGGATGAATGGAAACGTTTGTTACAAGCCACCTTCCCCGATCACCACGATTATGCTTCCACACTTCGTAAGCTAGTGAATAGGGTGAAGGAAGATGGTGAAACCTGGGCACAATattattttgggaaattaaATCTGTTGCAGGCTTGTGACATAACAGGAACGAATGCAGTTTCCTGTCTTATTGATGGAATCACTGATGTGACTCTCAGAAATGGGGCTAGAGCAGGGCGTTACGTTACACCCGAAAGCTTGTACGCTGAGTATTTGTCGACTCTGAGATCCGAAGGTGACAAGCGGGATACGCTCGCAAAGCAGGCGCCTCGGGAAAGGAGGAGGTTCCTTCCAAGTCGAGTCGAAACACAAAAACTGTATTCGTCAGTTCGGTGTTACAATTGTCGTAATCGAGGACATGTTGCGACAAAGTGCCCGAAACCAAGAATTGAGTGTAAGAAATGTGGTCGCATTGGACATGTGGATGCTGAGTGCCGACGTGGTAACgtagtaaaagaaaacatgTCTAAGCAGGCACTAACGACAAGTGTAGCTGACgcaagtaataataagaattattaCATAGACATTAAGGTCAATGGTAAGCCGACGCGAGCTTACATTGACTCAGGAGCTGAACCGGTCCTTGTCAAGCAAAGTGTTGCTAGAGAATTGGGACTGATGTGGCAGCCAAGTTTACATTTGATTCGTGGTTATGGCCAGGGAATCACCAAAGTGCATGGGGAAGTCGAAGTAGAGCTAGAAGTGGATCTTGTCAAGGCAAACGTAAAAGCTTTGATCGTCGAAGACAGTGCACAACGTGTGCCTGTCATAGTGGGACAGACCTTCCTGAATGCGGGTGCTAATACGATTATAGCAAATGAGGAAGCTGTGAGAGTAGTTGACGGAAACAACGAATCGATCCAAGCATTTCTAGGCCAACTTCCGACGCGAAAAGTTGCACTTTGGGCGGAAGAGGAAACAGTGATCCCTCCTCAATCCATTGGTTGCATACGAATCAAGGCAAAAGACGATGGGTGGAAAGGAGCTTATTACGTTGAAGGGTGTCAACGTCCGAGACCAGGGTTCGAACACGTTGTTCATCGGTGTGTCACATGTGATGGAGGCCTAGTGACCGTTCGCAATCTATCGCACCAAGATCTGGTCTATCGAAAGGCGCAAATCGTTGCGAGAGCTGAGCCTTGCGAGCAGGAAAGGACAGCTACGACG AAACACCGGTGGTTCCCCGAGGACGTGGAACACGGAAGCGTGGCCGACtgttaa
- the LOC135265654 gene encoding uncharacterized protein LOC135265654 isoform X1, translating into MGRHRYRGNVDSDDSDSSDDEPRPKRSAPGVSSTVNSPPVSAESARIARLEQLVENLNRRLLNRNFEHTSGQVGIKSDLIPEFAPGNPNFSTTKWLHKIDQLALVNGWDERTTIYGMISRLKGLAKEWYDNLDPSAYDRSWDEWKRLLQATFPDHHDYASTLRKLVNRVKEDGETWAQYYFGKLNLLQACDITGTNAVSCLIDGITDVTLRNGARAGRYVTPESLYAEYLSTLRSEGDKRDTLAKQAPRERRRFLPSRVETQKLYSSVRCYNCRNRGHVATKCPKPRIECKKCGRIGHVDAECRRGNVVKENMSKQALTTSVADASNNKNYYIDIKVNGKPTRAYIDSGAEPVLVKQSVARELGLMWQPSLHLIRGYGQGITKVHGEVEVELEVDLVKANVKALIVEDSAQRVPVIVGQTFLNAGANTIIANEEAVRVVDGNNESIQAFLGQLPTRKVALWAEEETVIPPQSIGCIRIKAKDDGWKGAYYVEGCQRPRPGFEHVVHRCVTCDGGLVTVRNLSHQDLVYRKAQIVARAEPCEQERTATTVSVFSMGKIEVKSFQRWELLTQVNKNLDPAQFEQLLQLVNEFRDCFARNVAEIGATTAAEMKLTLTDDKPVIYRPYRLSHHERRIVRDIVNDLLGSGVIRESDSPYSSPILLVRKKDGQHRMCVDYRQLNSKTIKDRFPLPRVDEHLDKLNGAKFFTTLDLASGYYQIPMATESIPKTAFVTPDGHYEFVRMPFGLANAPAVFQRAMNKVLGPLRFQTAFCYIDDLLIPSKDFETGLNNLRTVFQLLRQFGLTLKLSKCCFFGSQIEYLGHEISAEGIKPGETKIKAVTAFPKPTDVHKLRQFLGLCGYFRKYVKDYATIANSLTSLLKKGSAFVWEEAQERAFQTLKDILTSRPVLAIYDAEAETELHTDASKVGIGGILLQRQGDGSLRPVMFFSRQTTKEEQRYHSYELETLAVTVMLYEQPLPREI; encoded by the exons ATGGGGCGTCACAGGTACCGAGGAAATGTGGACTCGGACGACTCGGACTCAAGTGACGATGAGCCACGGCCGAAAAGGTCCGCGCCTGGGGTCTCCAGTACAGTAAATTCACCCCCAGTTTCGGCCGAGTCCGCTAGAATCGCGAGACTTGAGCAACTTGTGGAAAACTTGAATCGACGTTTGCTAAACCGCAATTTTGAGCACACATCAGGACAAGTTGGCATTAAAAGTGACCTGATTCCTGAATTCGCTCCAGGAAACCCCAATTTTAGTACCACTAAGTGGTTGCATAAAATTGACCAGTTGGCTCTCGTGAACGGTTGGGACGAACGTACAACGATTTACGGCATGATAAGTCGACTCAAGGGGTTGGCCAAGGAGTGGTACGACAATCTCGATCCCTCAGCATACGACCGGAGCTGGGATGAATGGAAACGTTTGTTACAAGCCACCTTCCCCGATCACCACGATTATGCTTCCACACTTCGTAAGCTAGTGAATAGGGTGAAGGAAGATGGTGAAACCTGGGCACAATattattttgggaaattaaATCTGTTGCAGGCTTGTGACATAACAGGAACGAATGCAGTTTCCTGTCTTATTGATGGAATCACTGATGTGACTCTCAGAAATGGGGCTAGAGCAGGGCGTTACGTTACACCCGAAAGCTTGTACGCTGAGTATTTGTCGACTCTGAGATCCGAAGGTGACAAGCGGGATACGCTCGCAAAGCAGGCGCCTCGGGAAAGGAGGAGGTTCCTTCCAAGTCGAGTCGAAACACAAAAACTGTATTCGTCAGTTCGGTGTTACAATTGTCGTAATCGAGGACATGTTGCGACAAAGTGCCCGAAACCAAGAATTGAGTGTAAGAAATGTGGTCGCATTGGACATGTGGATGCTGAGTGCCGACGTGGTAACgtagtaaaagaaaacatgTCTAAGCAGGCACTAACGACAAGTGTAGCTGACgcaagtaataataagaattattaCATAGACATTAAGGTCAATGGTAAGCCGACGCGAGCTTACATTGACTCAGGAGCTGAACCGGTCCTTGTCAAGCAAAGTGTTGCTAGAGAATTGGGACTGATGTGGCAGCCAAGTTTACATTTGATTCGTGGTTATGGCCAGGGAATCACCAAAGTGCATGGGGAAGTCGAAGTAGAGCTAGAAGTGGATCTTGTCAAGGCAAACGTAAAAGCTTTGATCGTCGAAGACAGTGCACAACGTGTGCCTGTCATAGTGGGACAGACCTTCCTGAATGCGGGTGCTAATACGATTATAGCAAATGAGGAAGCTGTGAGAGTAGTTGACGGAAACAACGAATCGATCCAAGCATTTCTAGGCCAACTTCCGACGCGAAAAGTTGCACTTTGGGCGGAAGAGGAAACAGTGATCCCTCCTCAATCCATTGGTTGCATACGAATCAAGGCAAAAGACGATGGGTGGAAAGGAGCTTATTACGTTGAAGGGTGTCAACGTCCGAGACCAGGGTTCGAACACGTTGTTCATCGGTGTGTCACATGTGATGGAGGCCTAGTGACCGTTCGCAATCTATCGCACCAAGATCTGGTCTATCGAAAGGCGCAAATCGTTGCGAGAGCTGAGCCTTGCGAGCAGGAAAGGACAGCTACGACGGTGAGTGTCTTTTCTATGGGGAAGATTGAGGTAAAGAGTTTTCAACGGTGGGAACTTCTTACACAAGTCAATAAGAATCTAGACCCGGCTCAGTTCGAGCAATTGTTACAACTCGTTAACGAATTTCGAGATTGTTTTGCACGAAATGTAGCGGAAATAGGTGCCACAACTGCGGCAGAAATGAAGCTAACTTTGACTGATGATAAACCTGTAATTTATCGTCCTTATCGGTTATCGCATCACGAAAGAAGAATTGTTCGAGATATAGTAAATGACTTGTTAGGTAGCGGAGTCATACGAGAATCAGACTCGCCATATTCGAGTCCCATACTGTTGGTGCGGAAGAAAGATGGGCAACACCGTATGTGTGTTGATTATCggcaattaaattcgaaaacaatCAAAGATCGCTTTCCGTTACCACGAGTAGACGAACATTTGGATAAACTAAACGGTGCAAAGTTTTTCACCACACTAGATCTCGCGAGTGGGTACTATCAGATCCCAATGGCCACCGAATCGATTCCAAAGACAGCATTTGTTACGCCTGATGGGCATTACGAGTTTGTCCGCATGCCTTTTGGTCTAGCCAACGCTCCGGCAGTGTTTCAGCGAGCTATGAATAAGGTGTTGGGTCCATTACGGTTTCAGACCGCTTTTTGTTACATAGATGATCTTCTGATACCTTCCAAAGACTTTGAAACAGGTCTTAACAATTTACGAACGGTGTTTCAATTGCTTCGACAGTTCGGATTGACTCTAAAGCTGAGTAAATGTTGCTTCTTTGGAAGTCAAATAGAGTATTTAGGGCATGAGATCAGTGCGGAAGGCATTAAGCCAGGcgagacaaaaatcaaagcggtGACAGCTTTTCCCAAACCAACAGACGTACACAAACTTAGGCAATTCTTAGGTTTGTGTGGGTACTTTCGAAAGTACGTGAAAGATTACGCAACAATAGCAAACAGTTTGACGAGTCTCCTAAAGAAAGGCAGTGCATTTGTTTGGGAAGAAGCACAAGAGCGGGCTTTTCAGACTTTAAAAGACATCTTGACGAGCAGACCAGTTCTTGCAATTTACGACGCGGAAGCTGAAACGGAGTTACACACTGACGCTTCTAAAGTTGGAATTGGTGGCATTCTGTTGCAACGACAAGGTGATGGATCTTTGCGTCCAGTTATGTTTTTCAGCCGACAGACGACCAAAGAGGAACAAAGGTACCACTCGTACGAGCTAGAAACGCTAGCGGTG ACTGTAATGCTTTACGAACAACCCTTACCAAGAGAGATTTGA
- the LOC135265654 gene encoding uncharacterized protein LOC135265654 isoform X2, whose amino-acid sequence MGRHRYRGNVDSDDSDSSDDEPRPKRSAPGVSSTVNSPPVSAESARIARLEQLVENLNRRLLNRNFEHTSGQVGIKSDLIPEFAPGNPNFSTTKWLHKIDQLALVNGWDERTTIYGMISRLKGLAKEWYDNLDPSAYDRSWDEWKRLLQATFPDHHDYASTLRKLVNRVKEDGETWAQYYFGKLNLLQACDITGTNAVSCLIDGITDVTLRNGARAGRYVTPESLYAEYLSTLRSEGDKRDTLAKQAPRERRRFLPSRVETQKLYSSVRCYNCRNRGHVATKCPKPRIECKKCGRIGHVDAECRRGNVVKENMSKQALTTSVADASNNKNYYIDIKVNGKPTRAYIDSGAEPVLVKQSVARELGLMWQPSLHLIRGYGQGITKVHGEVEVELEVDLVKANVKALIVEDSAQRVPVIVGQTFLNAGANTIIANEEAVRVVDGNNESIQAFLGQLPTRKVALWAEEETVIPPQSIGCIRIKAKDDGWKGAYYVEGCQRPRPGFEHVVHRCVTCDGGLVTVRNLSHQDLVYRKAQIVARAEPCEQERTATTVSVFSMGKIEVKSFQRWELLTQVNKNLDPAQFEQLLQLVNEFRDCFARNVAEIGATTAAEMKLTLTDDKPVIYRPYRLSHHERRIVRDIVNDLLGSGVIRESDSPYSSPILLVRKKDGQHRMCVDYRQLNSKTIKDRFPLPRVDEHLDKLNGAKFFTTLDLASGYYQIPMATESIPKTAFVTPDGHYEFVRMPFGLANAPAVFQRAMNKVLGPLRFQTAFCYIDDLLIPSKDFETGLNNLRTVFQLLRQFGLTLKLSKCCFFGSQIEYLGHEISAEGIKPGETKIKAVTAFPKPTDVHKLRQFLGLCGYFRKKAVHLFGKKHKSGLFRL is encoded by the exons ATGGGGCGTCACAGGTACCGAGGAAATGTGGACTCGGACGACTCGGACTCAAGTGACGATGAGCCACGGCCGAAAAGGTCCGCGCCTGGGGTCTCCAGTACAGTAAATTCACCCCCAGTTTCGGCCGAGTCCGCTAGAATCGCGAGACTTGAGCAACTTGTGGAAAACTTGAATCGACGTTTGCTAAACCGCAATTTTGAGCACACATCAGGACAAGTTGGCATTAAAAGTGACCTGATTCCTGAATTCGCTCCAGGAAACCCCAATTTTAGTACCACTAAGTGGTTGCATAAAATTGACCAGTTGGCTCTCGTGAACGGTTGGGACGAACGTACAACGATTTACGGCATGATAAGTCGACTCAAGGGGTTGGCCAAGGAGTGGTACGACAATCTCGATCCCTCAGCATACGACCGGAGCTGGGATGAATGGAAACGTTTGTTACAAGCCACCTTCCCCGATCACCACGATTATGCTTCCACACTTCGTAAGCTAGTGAATAGGGTGAAGGAAGATGGTGAAACCTGGGCACAATattattttgggaaattaaATCTGTTGCAGGCTTGTGACATAACAGGAACGAATGCAGTTTCCTGTCTTATTGATGGAATCACTGATGTGACTCTCAGAAATGGGGCTAGAGCAGGGCGTTACGTTACACCCGAAAGCTTGTACGCTGAGTATTTGTCGACTCTGAGATCCGAAGGTGACAAGCGGGATACGCTCGCAAAGCAGGCGCCTCGGGAAAGGAGGAGGTTCCTTCCAAGTCGAGTCGAAACACAAAAACTGTATTCGTCAGTTCGGTGTTACAATTGTCGTAATCGAGGACATGTTGCGACAAAGTGCCCGAAACCAAGAATTGAGTGTAAGAAATGTGGTCGCATTGGACATGTGGATGCTGAGTGCCGACGTGGTAACgtagtaaaagaaaacatgTCTAAGCAGGCACTAACGACAAGTGTAGCTGACgcaagtaataataagaattattaCATAGACATTAAGGTCAATGGTAAGCCGACGCGAGCTTACATTGACTCAGGAGCTGAACCGGTCCTTGTCAAGCAAAGTGTTGCTAGAGAATTGGGACTGATGTGGCAGCCAAGTTTACATTTGATTCGTGGTTATGGCCAGGGAATCACCAAAGTGCATGGGGAAGTCGAAGTAGAGCTAGAAGTGGATCTTGTCAAGGCAAACGTAAAAGCTTTGATCGTCGAAGACAGTGCACAACGTGTGCCTGTCATAGTGGGACAGACCTTCCTGAATGCGGGTGCTAATACGATTATAGCAAATGAGGAAGCTGTGAGAGTAGTTGACGGAAACAACGAATCGATCCAAGCATTTCTAGGCCAACTTCCGACGCGAAAAGTTGCACTTTGGGCGGAAGAGGAAACAGTGATCCCTCCTCAATCCATTGGTTGCATACGAATCAAGGCAAAAGACGATGGGTGGAAAGGAGCTTATTACGTTGAAGGGTGTCAACGTCCGAGACCAGGGTTCGAACACGTTGTTCATCGGTGTGTCACATGTGATGGAGGCCTAGTGACCGTTCGCAATCTATCGCACCAAGATCTGGTCTATCGAAAGGCGCAAATCGTTGCGAGAGCTGAGCCTTGCGAGCAGGAAAGGACAGCTACGACGGTGAGTGTCTTTTCTATGGGGAAGATTGAGGTAAAGAGTTTTCAACGGTGGGAACTTCTTACACAAGTCAATAAGAATCTAGACCCGGCTCAGTTCGAGCAATTGTTACAACTCGTTAACGAATTTCGAGATTGTTTTGCACGAAATGTAGCGGAAATAGGTGCCACAACTGCGGCAGAAATGAAGCTAACTTTGACTGATGATAAACCTGTAATTTATCGTCCTTATCGGTTATCGCATCACGAAAGAAGAATTGTTCGAGATATAGTAAATGACTTGTTAGGTAGCGGAGTCATACGAGAATCAGACTCGCCATATTCGAGTCCCATACTGTTGGTGCGGAAGAAAGATGGGCAACACCGTATGTGTGTTGATTATCggcaattaaattcgaaaacaatCAAAGATCGCTTTCCGTTACCACGAGTAGACGAACATTTGGATAAACTAAACGGTGCAAAGTTTTTCACCACACTAGATCTCGCGAGTGGGTACTATCAGATCCCAATGGCCACCGAATCGATTCCAAAGACAGCATTTGTTACGCCTGATGGGCATTACGAGTTTGTCCGCATGCCTTTTGGTCTAGCCAACGCTCCGGCAGTGTTTCAGCGAGCTATGAATAAGGTGTTGGGTCCATTACGGTTTCAGACCGCTTTTTGTTACATAGATGATCTTCTGATACCTTCCAAAGACTTTGAAACAGGTCTTAACAATTTACGAACGGTGTTTCAATTGCTTCGACAGTTCGGATTGACTCTAAAGCTGAGTAAATGTTGCTTCTTTGGAAGTCAAATAGAGTATTTAGGGCATGAGATCAGTGCGGAAGGCATTAAGCCAGGcgagacaaaaatcaaagcggtGACAGCTTTTCCCAAACCAACAGACGTACACAAACTTAGGCAATTCTTAGGTTTGTGTGGGTACTTTCGAAA AAAGGCAGTGCATTTGTTTGGGAAGAAGCACAAGAGCGGGCTTTTCAGACTTTAA